One Falco biarmicus isolate bFalBia1 chromosome 9, bFalBia1.pri, whole genome shotgun sequence genomic region harbors:
- the EEF1AKMT2 gene encoding EEF1A lysine methyltransferase 2, with the protein MAVAGERPGGAAGPGTGHGQEPFSPSVLGTREHWDAAYERELQTFQDIGDAGEIWFGEESMVRIIRWLEKQMIPLDSSVLDIGTGNGVLLVELAKSGYMNLTGIDYSPSAIQLSEKVREKEGMSNIKLKVEDFLAPSAELSGFEICIDKGTFDAISLNPDNAVGKRKQYLSSLCSVLKPEGFFLITSCNWTKEELLNEFREGFEMLEELPTPKFCFGGRVGNSVTALVFQRKKVRPSILEKLD; encoded by the exons ATGGCGGTGGCGGGGGAGCGGCCCGGGGGAGCCGCGGGGCCGGGCACGGGGCATGGGCAGGAGCCCTTCAGCCCCTCAGTGCTGGGCACCAGAGAGCA CTGGGATGCTGCATATGAAAGAGAACTGCAGACTTTTCAAGACATTGGAGATGCTGGGGAAATTTG GTTTGGAGAAGAAAGCATGGTTCGCATAATCAGATGGCTGGAAAAACAAATGATCCCCCTTGACAGCTCTGTGCTTGACATTGGAACTGGAAATGGTGTTTTACTCGTGGAATTG GCAAAATCTGGCTACATGAATCTCACTGGGATTGATTACTCTCCTTCTGCAATACAACTTTCAGAAAAagtaagagagaaagaagggatGTCTAACATTAAATTAAAG GTGGAAGACTTCCTGGCTCCATCAGCTGAGCTGTCAGGATTTGAGATTTGTATTGACAAGGGGACTTTTGATGCCATAAGCCTTAATCCTGATAACGCGGTGGGAAAGAGGAAGCAGTACCTGAGTTCTCTCTGCAGCGTATTGAAACCAGAAGGCTTTTTTCTCATAACGTCTTGCAACTGGACCAAGGAGGAGCTATTGAACGAGTTCAGAGAAG GATTTGAAATGCTGGAGGAGCTGCCAACACCCAAGTTCTGCTTTGGAGGAAGAGTTGGAAACAGTGTAACAGCATTggttttccaaaggaaaaaagtgaggCCATCCATCTTGGAGAAATTAGATTAG